Proteins from a single region of Pseudopedobacter saltans DSM 12145:
- a CDS encoding outer membrane beta-barrel protein, giving the protein MKIFVKSLVLILLANISLAQTPIEVSGILKDSTGLTVISAAIKLYSRQDTLSAVSDVDGKFTIRNVKNKNFTLNITALGFKPFAKAYNYSSSNTNTIHLGSITLSSDVRLLSQVTVDGTPDVVVKEDTLQFRADQYKLKDNALAEDLLKKLPGVEVDRDGNVTTQGKQVTRVRVNGKDFFGGDVKTATQNLPADVLQNVQIIDDYGDQANITGVKDGEPEKILNFTIRPDRNKGYLTRGTVGVGDKERYQASVFAAKFNNNQQISVLANLNNTNANIFNLTQQGGGRRGGRSGGGNFNSSSGLTDVKSFGLNYRDQWSEKVTAYGSYSIFGRNNAVESTTLQENLATANNNFTTVDNNKEVNSKTENINHRFDFNIEYKIDTLNYLKFTPRVTFSTTDKTENSNFNILRNDVLSSEGNYVDITDSRTPNLGADFLFNHRFAGTTRNLSLSAYLNTSSSNSGQDYLNKSLEYNDPISAATSLYQRQLIDNDNSTNNININTSYIEPLSKTKSLEFNYEYGFNKIDNNRTVMNTDVETDAPIYDPNLSNNYNFSFTTNRFGLNYRAREEKYNYTLGLGLQPSVLKGESITRNTSTRTTALNIYPSARFQYKFSRSKEFNINYNGRSNLPSYNQLQPVTDNSNPQFPVVGNPNLGAEFNNSVNIRYNNSNITTGNTFFTNFNFNLTKDKIVSTTNTPSAGSATNAIQERGYTNANGYYSLNGFYAYNRQLKDKKYVFGLRGMANYNNNISFINNEKNIGRNLVLSQRLQIQIQPKEWLEIVPSINYTYNTNDNTISKNANRQVHTWATAFDSKIYFTKTFLWGTQADKSFNRGYGSIGANPFIINTYLEKQFFKGNTGALRLTAFDLLDESTAISRTVDPAYILDSRSNRLSRYFMLTFSMRINKFAGNSSMGGENRERYRGGDRGPGGYGGGPGF; this is encoded by the coding sequence ATGAAAATTTTTGTTAAATCCCTCGTTTTAATTTTATTAGCTAATATTTCCTTAGCACAAACGCCCATTGAAGTCTCCGGAATTTTAAAAGATTCAACAGGACTTACAGTTATAAGCGCTGCAATTAAGCTCTATTCCAGGCAAGATACATTAAGTGCTGTTTCCGATGTTGATGGAAAGTTCACCATTAGAAACGTGAAGAACAAGAATTTTACGCTAAACATTACAGCTTTAGGATTTAAACCTTTTGCTAAAGCATATAATTATTCTTCATCGAATACTAATACAATACACTTGGGTTCGATAACCCTGAGTAGTGATGTTAGGCTTCTAAGTCAGGTAACGGTTGACGGTACCCCGGATGTAGTTGTTAAAGAAGATACATTGCAATTTCGGGCAGATCAGTACAAATTAAAAGATAATGCTTTGGCAGAAGATCTTTTAAAGAAATTGCCTGGTGTAGAAGTGGATAGAGATGGTAATGTAACTACGCAAGGAAAACAGGTAACCAGAGTAAGGGTAAATGGCAAGGATTTTTTTGGGGGGGATGTGAAGACAGCAACTCAAAATTTACCAGCGGATGTCCTTCAAAATGTTCAGATTATAGATGATTATGGCGATCAGGCGAATATAACGGGAGTTAAAGATGGAGAGCCGGAAAAGATTTTGAATTTCACCATCAGGCCAGATAGAAATAAGGGATACTTAACCCGCGGAACAGTAGGCGTGGGAGATAAAGAAAGGTATCAAGCGTCTGTCTTTGCTGCAAAATTCAACAATAACCAACAAATATCTGTTCTTGCGAATCTTAATAATACCAACGCCAATATCTTCAATCTCACGCAACAAGGGGGCGGAAGAAGAGGAGGCAGATCTGGCGGAGGTAATTTTAATAGTTCTTCCGGACTAACTGATGTCAAATCTTTTGGGTTAAATTATAGAGATCAATGGAGTGAAAAGGTTACGGCTTACGGGAGCTATTCTATTTTTGGAAGAAATAATGCTGTTGAGAGTACGACCTTGCAGGAAAATCTTGCGACGGCAAATAACAATTTTACTACTGTAGATAATAATAAAGAAGTAAATTCAAAAACTGAGAATATTAATCACCGTTTTGATTTCAATATTGAATATAAGATAGATACACTAAATTATCTGAAATTCACGCCCAGAGTAACTTTTTCGACAACAGATAAAACTGAAAATTCTAATTTTAATATTTTAAGAAACGATGTTTTATCTTCGGAGGGTAATTATGTTGATATTACCGATTCTCGGACGCCAAATCTCGGAGCGGACTTTTTATTCAACCACCGTTTTGCTGGGACAACAAGAAACTTATCACTAAGTGCATACTTAAACACATCCAGTTCTAATTCAGGTCAGGATTATTTAAATAAATCCTTGGAATACAATGATCCAATTAGTGCAGCAACAAGTCTATATCAAAGACAATTAATAGATAACGATAATTCCACTAATAACATTAATATCAATACATCCTATATTGAGCCCCTTTCAAAAACAAAAAGCTTAGAATTTAATTATGAATATGGATTTAATAAAATAGATAACAACAGAACCGTTATGAATACCGATGTAGAAACGGATGCGCCTATTTATGATCCAAACTTGAGTAATAACTATAATTTTAGCTTTACAACAAATAGATTTGGGCTTAATTATAGAGCTAGAGAAGAGAAATATAACTACACTTTAGGATTGGGATTACAACCAAGTGTTTTAAAGGGAGAGTCAATAACCAGGAACACATCAACAAGAACAACAGCATTAAATATTTATCCTTCTGCAAGGTTTCAGTATAAATTTTCCAGATCAAAAGAATTTAATATAAACTACAATGGAAGGAGTAACTTACCAAGTTATAATCAATTACAGCCTGTAACGGATAATTCTAATCCGCAGTTCCCGGTTGTAGGGAATCCAAACCTGGGAGCTGAGTTCAATAATAGCGTTAATATTCGCTATAATAATTCTAATATAACAACAGGGAATACATTTTTTACAAACTTCAATTTTAATCTAACCAAAGATAAAATTGTGAGTACAACCAATACTCCTTCGGCCGGTTCGGCTACGAATGCGATTCAAGAAAGAGGATATACTAATGCAAACGGATATTACAGTTTAAACGGATTCTATGCCTACAACCGACAATTGAAAGATAAAAAGTACGTATTTGGATTAAGAGGAATGGCAAACTATAATAACAACATTTCCTTTATTAATAATGAGAAAAATATAGGCAGAAACCTGGTGTTAAGTCAACGACTGCAGATACAAATACAACCTAAAGAATGGTTAGAGATAGTTCCGTCCATAAACTATACATATAATACCAACGACAATACAATTAGTAAAAATGCGAATAGACAAGTACATACTTGGGCAACAGCTTTTGATAGCAAGATCTATTTTACTAAAACTTTTCTATGGGGCACTCAGGCGGATAAAAGTTTCAATAGAGGCTATGGAAGTATAGGAGCAAATCCATTTATTATAAATACATATTTGGAAAAGCAATTCTTTAAAGGAAATACCGGAGCATTACGTTTAACTGCTTTCGACCTTTTGGATGAAAGTACTGCTATTTCGAGAACTGTTGATCCGGCTTATATTTTGGATAGCAGAAGTAACAGATTGTCACGTTACTTTATGTTGACTTTTAGTATGAGGATTAACAAGTTTGCAGGAAATTCCAGTATGGGAGGAGAAAATAGAGAACGTTATAGAGGGGGTGACAGAGGTCCCGGAGGATATGGTGGAGGACCGGGGTTTTAA
- a CDS encoding AGE family epimerase/isomerase has translation MREIKNKDTIKLEKEKLYSSLESELFDILDYWEENSPDVEFGGFLGRRNINNKVIEKSPKGAVLNSRILWTFSAAFRYTRADKHFDLAKRAFTYIKDYFIDTLNGGVYWTVDYKGIPLDKKKQTYAQAFAIYGLSEYYGISKNQEALNLAISIFASVERHCFDKEKLGYLEAFDQTWQEISDLRLSEKDANEKKTMNTHLHILEAYASLYKYWPDKELKNQLERLLAVFNDFIINKESNHLNLFMNENWEFTQHLISYGHDIEAAWLLKEASEVLGDDNWINLFKQKAVEIAKMTLEGLDEDGALIYEKDLDKKHVNREKHWWVQAEAMVGFYNVYQITGDEIYLNAVEKLWEFIDEKILDRKNGEWFWGIDGFGNLMDEDKLGLWKCPYHNTRACLEVLNRINESKKLH, from the coding sequence TTGAGAGAAATAAAAAACAAGGATACAATTAAATTGGAAAAGGAAAAACTCTACTCTTCTTTAGAATCGGAGCTGTTCGATATATTAGATTATTGGGAAGAAAATAGCCCAGACGTTGAGTTTGGAGGCTTTTTAGGCCGTCGGAATATCAATAATAAAGTGATAGAAAAATCGCCTAAAGGGGCTGTTTTAAATAGTCGTATATTATGGACTTTTTCGGCTGCTTTTCGATATACGAGAGCTGACAAACACTTTGATCTGGCAAAAAGAGCTTTTACATATATTAAAGATTATTTTATAGATACTTTAAACGGAGGGGTTTACTGGACGGTTGATTATAAGGGAATCCCTTTGGATAAAAAAAAGCAGACTTATGCGCAGGCATTTGCTATTTATGGATTATCAGAATATTATGGTATTTCCAAAAATCAAGAAGCTTTAAATTTGGCTATTTCCATATTTGCTTCTGTCGAAAGGCATTGTTTTGATAAAGAAAAGTTAGGTTATCTGGAAGCTTTTGACCAAACATGGCAGGAAATCTCGGACTTGAGATTGAGTGAGAAGGATGCTAATGAGAAAAAAACGATGAATACGCATTTGCACATTCTGGAAGCGTATGCAAGTCTGTACAAGTATTGGCCCGATAAAGAATTAAAAAATCAGTTAGAGCGATTATTGGCCGTTTTTAATGATTTCATTATCAACAAAGAATCTAACCATCTAAATCTCTTCATGAATGAAAATTGGGAATTTACTCAGCATTTAATTTCCTATGGTCATGATATAGAAGCAGCATGGTTATTAAAGGAAGCTAGCGAGGTCTTGGGAGATGATAATTGGATTAATCTTTTTAAACAGAAAGCTGTAGAAATAGCAAAGATGACTTTAGAAGGCTTGGATGAAGACGGAGCACTTATTTATGAAAAGGATTTAGACAAAAAGCATGTAAATAGAGAGAAGCATTGGTGGGTTCAGGCAGAAGCCATGGTCGGGTTTTATAATGTTTATCAAATTACAGGGGATGAAATATATCTGAATGCGGTTGAAAAATTATGGGAATTTATTGATGAGAAAATACTTGATCGTAAGAATGGCGAATGGTTTTGGGGAATAGACGGTTTTGGAAATCTTATGGATGAAGATAAATTGGGTTTGTGGAAATGCCCATATCATAATACCAGAGCTTGCCTGGAAGTACTTAACAGAATTAATGAATCAAAAAAATTACATTGA
- a CDS encoding glycoside hydrolase family 130 protein encodes MKLFEERQTLLKKQYSELLEQQNIKIEPGNGIYSRYKFPVLEAAHVPLNWRYDFDERTNPYFMERIGVNAVFNAGAIKFENKYCLVARIEGADRKSFFAVAESQNGIDGFRFWGEPILLPPVNEPDVNVYDMRLVQHEDGWIYGLFCTERRDPAASEGDQSAAIAQCGIARTKDLKNWERLPDLKTKSAQQRNVVLHPEFVNGKYAFYTRPQDSFIEAGKGGGIGIGYCDDIQHAEIEKEYIIDEKRYHTVYESKNGQGPAPIKTERGWLHLAHGVRNTAAGLRYVLYMFLTDLNDITKVIRKPAGYFIAPEGEERIGDVSNVVFANGWILDDNKVFVYYASSDTRMHVATSTIDQLLDYVLNTPEDGFKSEESVKSILELIERNKKQGYN; translated from the coding sequence ATGAAACTATTTGAAGAAAGACAAACGCTCCTTAAAAAGCAATATAGCGAGCTTTTGGAACAGCAAAATATAAAGATCGAGCCCGGAAATGGAATTTATTCCAGATATAAATTTCCCGTTTTAGAAGCTGCACATGTGCCGCTAAACTGGAGATATGATTTTGATGAGCGTACCAATCCATATTTTATGGAAAGAATAGGTGTAAATGCGGTGTTTAATGCCGGAGCGATAAAATTTGAAAATAAATACTGTTTGGTCGCCAGAATTGAAGGAGCAGACAGAAAATCTTTTTTTGCTGTGGCTGAAAGTCAAAACGGAATAGATGGCTTTCGCTTTTGGGGAGAACCTATACTCCTACCTCCCGTAAATGAGCCGGATGTAAATGTTTATGATATGAGACTGGTTCAGCATGAAGACGGCTGGATTTATGGGTTATTTTGTACAGAGCGAAGAGATCCGGCGGCATCAGAGGGAGATCAAAGTGCAGCAATTGCACAGTGCGGTATTGCAAGAACCAAAGATTTAAAAAACTGGGAGCGTCTTCCCGACCTAAAGACGAAATCAGCTCAGCAAAGAAATGTAGTCTTGCATCCCGAATTTGTAAACGGTAAGTACGCTTTTTACACGAGACCGCAGGATTCTTTTATCGAAGCGGGAAAAGGAGGAGGAATTGGAATCGGCTATTGTGATGATATCCAGCATGCTGAAATAGAAAAAGAGTATATTATTGACGAAAAACGTTATCATACCGTTTACGAATCTAAAAATGGCCAGGGGCCTGCACCAATAAAAACAGAAAGAGGATGGCTCCATTTAGCTCATGGCGTAAGAAATACGGCTGCCGGGCTACGTTATGTTTTATATATGTTTCTAACGGATTTAAATGATATTACCAAAGTGATTCGAAAACCCGCCGGATATTTTATAGCACCGGAAGGAGAAGAGAGAATCGGTGATGTTTCTAATGTTGTTTTTGCCAACGGATGGATTTTGGATGATAATAAAGTCTTTGTCTATTATGCTTCTTCCGATACAAGAATGCATGTTGCTACGTCAACAATAGATCAGCTTTTGGACTATGTGCTAAACACCCCCGAAGATGGTTTCAAATCAGAGGAGTCTGTAAAATCAATTTTGGAACTTATTGAGAGAAATAAAAAACAAGGATACAATTAA
- the metK gene encoding methionine adenosyltransferase, translated as MSYLFTSESVSEGHPDKVADQISDALIDNFLAFDQSSKVACETLVTTGQVVLAGEVKSSTYLDVQRITRDVIKKIGYTKSEYMFEANSCGILSAIHEQSQDINQGVDRAKPEEQGAGDQGMMFGYATNETENFMPLALDLSHKLLIELAALRRENKEITYLRPDAKSQVTIEYNDDHQPIRIDSIVISTQHDDFHENDEEMLSTIKRDIINILIPRVKALLKPELQKLFDGDIKYHINPTGKFVIGGPHGDTGLTGRKIIVDTYGGKGAHGGGAFSGKDPSKVDRSAAYATRHIAKNLVAAGVAEEVLVQVSYAIGVAEPCGVFVDTKGTSKVNLTDGEIANKVAQIFDLRPYFIEQRLKLRNPIYSETAAYGHMGRKNEIVTKKFLGANGEEKIVEVELFTWEKLDYLDQIKQAFGL; from the coding sequence ATGTCTTATTTATTTACATCTGAGTCTGTATCAGAGGGGCATCCGGATAAAGTAGCAGATCAAATTTCTGATGCTTTAATTGATAATTTTCTGGCTTTCGATCAATCCTCTAAAGTTGCTTGTGAAACATTAGTTACCACGGGTCAGGTGGTTTTAGCAGGAGAGGTTAAATCTTCAACATATTTAGATGTACAAAGGATTACCAGAGATGTAATTAAAAAAATCGGTTATACAAAATCTGAGTATATGTTCGAGGCAAACTCTTGTGGTATTCTTTCTGCTATACACGAGCAGTCTCAGGATATTAACCAGGGTGTGGACAGAGCGAAACCAGAAGAACAAGGAGCAGGAGATCAGGGAATGATGTTCGGTTACGCAACAAACGAAACTGAAAATTTCATGCCTTTGGCTTTGGATCTTTCTCATAAATTATTAATCGAGCTTGCTGCTTTAAGAAGAGAAAACAAGGAAATAACTTATTTAAGGCCTGATGCAAAATCGCAGGTGACTATCGAATATAATGATGATCACCAACCTATAAGAATTGATAGTATTGTGATTTCCACTCAACATGATGATTTTCATGAAAATGACGAAGAAATGCTGTCAACCATAAAAAGAGATATTATAAATATCCTTATCCCACGGGTGAAAGCTTTGTTGAAACCAGAACTTCAGAAACTTTTCGATGGAGACATCAAATACCACATTAATCCCACAGGAAAATTTGTTATTGGAGGTCCTCATGGGGATACTGGTCTTACTGGAAGGAAAATTATTGTTGATACTTATGGAGGTAAAGGAGCACATGGGGGAGGTGCTTTTTCTGGAAAAGATCCATCAAAAGTAGACCGTTCTGCTGCCTACGCAACAAGACACATTGCCAAAAATCTAGTAGCTGCAGGTGTCGCAGAGGAGGTTCTTGTACAGGTTTCTTATGCAATAGGTGTGGCAGAACCTTGTGGTGTTTTTGTAGATACTAAAGGTACATCAAAAGTAAATCTTACTGATGGGGAAATTGCGAATAAAGTAGCTCAGATTTTTGACTTACGTCCATATTTTATCGAGCAAAGACTTAAACTTAGAAATCCTATTTATTCGGAAACCGCAGCTTATGGACATATGGGCCGCAAAAATGAAATAGTAACGAAAAAGTTTTTGGGAGCAAATGGTGAAGAAAAAATTGTTGAGGTAGAACTTTTTACCTGGGAAAAGCTGGATTACCTCGATCAAATAAAACAGGCTTTTGGATTGTAA
- a CDS encoding diacylglycerol/lipid kinase family protein, which translates to MILRRERILFIVNPISGGKDKIRFPELVDKYLDRNIFEANIVFSEYGGHASILAKEGIDQEYDCVVAVGGDGTINEVASILVFSGKKMGVIPCGSGNGLARTLGIPLERGKAVRRLNRNKVRVIDSGTLNNRRFFNIAGLGFDARISALFADNKGRGLKGYVVSVLKEIKNYKPNLYTIEVDGKSLKREAFMVSIANSSQYGNNAHISPTATIDDGLLDVCIIKPFPLYWLPILITRMLLKNVDSSKYLEIIKGKQIKIEQLGDDPIHIDGEPLVGTKTIEIEVEHLSLNILV; encoded by the coding sequence ATGATTTTGAGAAGAGAACGGATACTTTTTATTGTTAATCCAATTTCCGGCGGAAAAGATAAAATCCGCTTTCCTGAACTCGTAGACAAATATTTAGACAGGAATATTTTTGAAGCAAATATTGTTTTTTCCGAGTACGGAGGCCACGCCTCTATTTTGGCGAAAGAAGGAATTGATCAGGAATATGACTGTGTGGTGGCAGTTGGGGGGGATGGTACAATTAACGAGGTTGCATCGATATTAGTTTTTTCAGGGAAGAAAATGGGAGTAATCCCGTGTGGATCGGGTAATGGTTTAGCCAGAACATTGGGAATACCACTAGAAAGAGGCAAGGCTGTTCGCAGACTTAACAGAAATAAAGTTAGAGTAATCGATTCGGGAACACTTAATAATAGAAGGTTTTTTAATATAGCGGGTTTAGGTTTTGATGCAAGAATAAGTGCCCTTTTTGCAGATAATAAAGGAAGAGGCTTAAAAGGATATGTGGTAAGTGTATTAAAAGAAATAAAAAACTACAAACCTAATTTGTATACAATAGAAGTAGATGGAAAATCGTTAAAAAGAGAGGCCTTTATGGTGAGTATCGCAAATTCTTCTCAGTACGGGAATAACGCGCATATTTCCCCTACTGCAACTATAGATGATGGGCTGCTGGATGTGTGCATTATTAAACCTTTTCCATTGTATTGGTTGCCAATTTTAATAACGAGAATGTTATTGAAGAATGTCGATTCTTCGAAATATTTAGAAATTATTAAAGGTAAACAAATAAAAATCGAACAATTGGGAGATGACCCGATCCATATTGACGGAGAGCCATTAGTTGGAACGAAAACAATCGAAATAGAGGTTGAACACCTCTCTTTAAATATTCTGGTTTAA